CATTACGCTTCAACCGGGTTATTCTATTCCACCtcttagaaagaaaagaacttaAATCAAAATACTTAATAGCATGGCGATACATTTATACAAAACTTCTACCCCGAGCACACGCAATGGAGCCGTAGACAGTCAAGTGAAATCCAATCCACGAAATAATTTGATCTATGGACAGCATCGTTGTAGTAAAGGTCGTAATGCCAGAGGAATCATTACCGCAGGGCATAGAGGGGGAGGTCATAAGCGTCTATACCGTAAAATCGATTTTCGACGGAATGAAAAAGACATATATGGTAGAATCGTAACTATAGAATACGACCCTAATCGAAATGCATACATTTGTCTCATACACTATGGGGATGGTGAGAAAAGATATATTTTACATCCCAGAGGGGCTATAATTGGAGATACCATTGTTTCGGGTACAGAAGTTCCTATAAAAATGGGAAATGCCCTACCTTTGAGTGCGGTTTGAACTATTGATTTACGTAATTGGAATAA
The DNA window shown above is from Fragaria vesca subsp. vesca unplaced genomic scaffold, FraVesHawaii_1.0 scf0510938, whole genome shotgun sequence and carries:
- the LOC101306104 gene encoding 50S ribosomal protein L2, chloroplastic-like; the protein is MAIHLYKTSTPSTRNGAVDSQVKSNPRNNLIYGQHRCSKGRNARGIITAGHRGGGHKRLYRKIDFRRNEKDIYGRIVTIEYDPNRNAYICLIHYGDGEKRYILHPRGAIIGDTIVSGTEVPIKMGNALPLSAV